TTAATAGCGTGCTAATCCGGATTGATAGAAGCACGATCGGCAAAATCTTATAATTTAAGCGCTTAAACCTAGGGTTGAGCCGATTTTTCTCAATACTATGTTCTCAATATTACTAGTTTAAAGAAAAAATCTTCTCCCTAGAATCCGCTGAAATATAGTGCCTCTTCCAGGAAGACTTATGCAGATGAAGGTTGTGTTGAAGAGACGCAGACTTAATGCATCATTCAGCGATGCTTCTAAGCTACCCTGTTGCAATGATAGTCTAATCTTCCATCAGGTTGCCAAACCGATAGCCTTTCCCATACACCGTGTGAATTAAAGAATCTTCACCCGGCGCTTCAATTTTGCGACGCAGTAATCGAATTTGTGCTGCTAATGCATTACTTGCGGGCTTTTCTTCTGCGGCCCAAAGATGTTGAGAAATTTGCTCATGGGTTAGCAATTGGTTGGGCGACTCCATCAGATAGGCCAACAACTGCGTTTCTTTTTCAGATAGTTCGATCGACCGTCCGTTCCGTGATGCCAGTTGATTGAGCACATTGAGTTCCAAGCCATCTACGCTTAAGGTCGTTGGAGTCAACGGTGCTGCTGCAACAGGCTCCACGATCGCCGCAGGCCGTCGTAACAAAGCCCGCACCCGCGCTAATAATTCCCGCAATTCAAAGGGCTTGACTAAATAATCATCCGCCCCTGCATCCAACCCTTCGACCCGATCGTCGATCGTATCCTTCGCGGTCAGAAATAAAACAGGCGTCACATCCCCGCGCGATCGCACATGCTGACAAATTTCTAACCCCGACTTCTGGGGCAACATCCAATCCAAAATCAGCAAATCATACTGCCCTTGCATCGCCAGCCGATCGCCCCGATCGCCATCGTAGGCCACTTCGACCTGATATCCTTCTTTTTCCAACATCCGACTCAGCGGTTCTGCCATTTCCGCTTCGTCATCTACCAGCAGAATTCTCATCTTAGGCTAGGATCATTTTCTATACCCTACACCTTAATTTCCCCCTATGCTCACCATTGCGCTGGCCAAAGGCGAACTTCTCAAAGAAAGTATCCGACTGCTGAAATCCGTCGGCTTGGACTTTAGCGCATTCCTGGAGCCCGGATGTCGCCAATTACAGATTGAGGATCCAACCGGAACTGCCCGTGCCTTGCTTGTGCGCAATGGCGATGTCCCCGTTTATGTGGAGTATGGGCAAGCTCAACTGGGGATTGTTGGCTACGACGTGTTGCGGGAACAAAACCCGAACGTCGCCCATGTGGTGGATCTCAAGTTTGGCGGATGCCGCATGTCCGTCGCGGTCAAAAAAGACAGCCCCTATCGATCGCCCCTGGAATTACCGATGCACGGGCGAGTGGCTTCCAAGTTCGTCCACTGTGCGCGGGAATATTTTGAGAGCCTAGACTTACCCGTGGAAATTGTCTATCTCCATGGCTCGGTAGAATTAGGCCCCATCACCGGAATGTCTGAGGCCATTGTTGACCTGGTAGCCACGGGCAATACCCTACGAGAAAATGGGCTGATCGAAATTGACACGCTATTTCAGACCACCGCCCGTCTGATTGCCTATCCGCTTAGCTATAGACTCAACACAGACAACATGCATGAATACATCGATCGTCTGCGGGCAAAGGTGTCTGAACCCGTTGGAGTTTAATCTGAACCCATCGGAGTTTCAAGGGTTAAAACCATCTTGGGACTAAGCGTATTGGGACTAAGCGTATTGGGACTAAGCGTAGACAGGACGATTAATCCAATTGACGGTGCGGAGCCAAGGCCAAATTCCCGTTTGACGGCGAATCACAATCCCTCGGCTGCGGCGACTGACCACTTTTTTCAACTCAGTGGTGGTAAAGCTGTAGCCGAGTTGGTGGGAAATTTGAATAAACTCATCCGGAGATTGAACCGCCACAAACTTATCGCGCATTCCCTGATCCTGAGCGACCGCATTCAAAAACCGAGTAGCACTCTTAACAGACATTTGAAAAGCTCTCCTACGTCAATTACCGGGGTATGGAGGGATCGTTTCCCAAAGGTATCGAATTCGTTACAGTATCTTCTAAGTAATTTAGCTGAGTGCAATTGTGCTTTCAGCGTCATTCCTTGAAAGTACTAAATTGGTATAAAAACAGTATGCCCAATCTACGTAAGTAGTAGCATTTTCTTTGAAAAAAGTTTATGACACCTTCGTAAAGCACCGATCGATTACACGCTCAATTTGTTAAACACACGGACGCAACCAATAATCAAAATCAATCCAAAGATAGATAGACAAACTTTCTGAAAAAAGAATCGATTTAATGATGTTAGAGAATTTACGGAAGCCACCCCAACAGTTGCAATTACATCAAATTGAAATCGAGTTGGAACCTGGCCAACGCACCTACCAACCAGCAGCTTATTTCGCTATGGGGGAGGGGCCAGTTTTATTGATGCTCCATGGTTTTTTGGGTGATCATTCTTGTTGGTTGCCCACCATGGAAAAATTGTCACCGCACTTTCGCTGTATTGCCTTAGATCTATTAGGCTTTGGCGCGT
This genomic window from Alkalinema sp. FACHB-956 contains:
- the rppA gene encoding two-component system response regulator RppA, whose product is MRILLVDDEAEMAEPLSRMLEKEGYQVEVAYDGDRGDRLAMQGQYDLLILDWMLPQKSGLEICQHVRSRGDVTPVLFLTAKDTIDDRVEGLDAGADDYLVKPFELRELLARVRALLRRPAAIVEPVAAAPLTPTTLSVDGLELNVLNQLASRNGRSIELSEKETQLLAYLMESPNQLLTHEQISQHLWAAEEKPASNALAAQIRLLRRKIEAPGEDSLIHTVYGKGYRFGNLMED
- the hisG gene encoding ATP phosphoribosyltransferase, coding for MLTIALAKGELLKESIRLLKSVGLDFSAFLEPGCRQLQIEDPTGTARALLVRNGDVPVYVEYGQAQLGIVGYDVLREQNPNVAHVVDLKFGGCRMSVAVKKDSPYRSPLELPMHGRVASKFVHCAREYFESLDLPVEIVYLHGSVELGPITGMSEAIVDLVATGNTLRENGLIEIDTLFQTTARLIAYPLSYRLNTDNMHEYIDRLRAKVSEPVGV
- a CDS encoding Nif11-like leader peptide family natural product precursor; the encoded protein is MSVKSATRFLNAVAQDQGMRDKFVAVQSPDEFIQISHQLGYSFTTTELKKVVSRRSRGIVIRRQTGIWPWLRTVNWINRPVYA